The Ostrea edulis chromosome 1, xbOstEdul1.1, whole genome shotgun sequence genomic sequence ttctaacccggatccccaagagACTTTTAAAAGACAATAGACATCGTCCCTCTCATCATGGTCATCAAATgcaccaagttgtaagatcctagaGCTTACGGTTCGTTTTGCCTACAAGGGCCGGACGGACGGACATGCGGATGACGCCATACCATATATACGTCCGTCTTttacgggcgtataaaaagctTAAAACTATGTACAGGTATATTACTTAGATCCATGGTTTATATTGCTGTCTGCTTCTATTGTTTCACTGAAATTCTTAATTTCACTTTCGTTCACCTTGTTTGTAAACTCTGCAGACACAACACTGACTGCATCGTCACTTCCGTTCACCTTGTTTGTAAACTCTGCAGACACAACACTGACTGCATCGTCACTTCCGTTCACCTTGTTTGCGAACTCCGCAGACGCTACATTGGCAGCATCGTCATTTTCGTTCACATTTTCGATGTTCTTTGTGGGGACATTGTGGTCAATTGAAACCGAGAATGACACCAAGGACGGCCTCTTTTTCTCGCTCTTTAATCGTGAAAGAACGGCGTAGATCAATATATTTCGGAACCTCTCGTCAGAGAGGCCATAAATGAATGGATTGGCAACATTATTGAGGTAGACGGTCCAATAAAAGAAGTTAAATAAGTTGTAGACCGTGAAATTCAATCTGCATTCTAAATACTCGTCAAAATGAAACACAAGACCACCGATAATGTGTGGCATGGTAGTCAAAATATAGACGGCGGTAATCATAAAGAAGGTCAAGGTCGTTTTTCGTGtatgtaaatttgataatcGTCGACCTATGGAACTGGTGTTAGATTTGTCCGAGCGATTGCGAAAACTTTTAGAGTGATACTGCACTTTCCTCATTATGAAATAATATAGAATCGTTAAAGTTGTCAGTCAGGAAAACAACGGCAAGTATGAAGTAAAATCCCTTAGAAACGGAGTTCGCTGTGGGATCTGTTGCTAGGTAACATTTGTATCCTTTCTCTGTGCTGGAGGAAAGTGGCAGTTCGTTGACTTCATACAGGAAAGGTGTAAACCACGTCGAGAGTATAGATACCAGTATTATTACGAACGCGCTATACTTTGCATGCTTAACGTTAATCTGCTTCTTCAAAGGACGGCATATTTTCCGGTATCTATCAAACGCAATGAGCACCAACCCACCGGCCCCAGTCACAGACAAAACGAAACTCACAAACAGCCCTCCGCGACACAGTATATCGGAAGGGAAGGTAATGGGATGCAAGAGGTATACCAGGCACCATGGTATTCCTATGATACAATTTCCCGTGTCCAGCATGGCGAGAAAAAGGACATAAAATCGGTAGTTGGTTCCTCTTTTGAACTTAAGTCCGTATGTGAGTAAAACGATCACATTTCCAAAGACCCCGATTACTAAAAGAATGATCAGAAAAACGATTCCAGACCAATTTCGATCCACCAGTTCAGCGTTGATATTTTCTACAGACAAGTTACTATGTTCGCCATTTTTCAGCACCTGTTTGTAGCAATCCAAGGACTTCATGTTACATATTTTTCACGAATTGTCATCAGAAAAGATAAATATATTCTACCCTCTTCACATCGGAGGTGATATTCGTTTCGTTGCCCACTGTTACACGTCGACTAATATTTACCCCTACTGTGTTCTTATGATTCATTTCGAGGCTGTCACCCATAACAAGGATACGTCTTCCGGTGATGAGATAATTCGATGAGAAATCACACCTCTAAATCCGCTTGAGAATAAAGCAAATAGAGGTCGAGATTTTGATCCTCTCAAATTACTTTTCCTAAAGAATTCCAAAACACGACAACCGGatactgtatttaaaaaaaaaaaggttactaGGGTACGTATGTGTATCCTCCTGGCATACAACCGTATATAGTTTGATAACATCATAagtttaaaatttcatattctGTATTGCCACAGGGGCACCGGGGACGTCATAAACCCATATATACATGATTACAAAGagttaaacaaaaaaattaagaaatttcaatttcatttcatcAATTCATCGAAGGGCTTGGCTCACAGATCTACCTGTACATGCACATCGAATCAACGTTCATACACGCACAAAAACACCTttagtttatttttcatttaaattgttttgattggtgGGGTTTTTACATCTTTAAACGCTTGGTTGATCTTGCGTAGATTGGTGAACTATCAATGAACTCTCATCTTAACTATACAAAATTTGGAGAAGtgttttgaatattgaactaacTAGGCTGCAATGTAATGGGCAGTATTCATTCTCAAGGTCTCGAGAAACACGAAGCcaacattattatttttataataggAGCATTTGCGTAGTTCACAACACTTGAAACTTAACGTATTGGAAAACCATAGCGATTTCTTGCAGGGACAAACTACGTTTCCACTAGTCGGGCTCACTTTACACCGTCCTACAACATTAGCTCATTTCGATGCAATATTCGTTCAGTAATTATTTGATAATCGCTATCATCTTGCACCAGATTGTCGGGAATAAAATATCATAGATGGATGAAAACAATTTAAAGTCCAGACTGCACCCATCTGCTCTTTCCTCGTGAAGAGGTTTATAGTATTCAAGgcattttcagatttaaaattCACTACTTCCGATTATGCCCAAACTGTCATGTAACCGTTTTCAACAAAAATTTCTAAAAGAAACAtcttttattgaaaaattacattattcattatataacATTCAAATAGTTGGTGCGGCAGAATTCTGGAAGTTTTTAAATAGGTGCGTGTTCCACTCACTGCTTGTCTACATCAATATTGATATACTAGCTGATTGTATCCTATTATAATGCTGACAATTTCCCGGACATGAGTAAATCAACTATTCAAAACATTATTGTAATAacatttatagatttatcttatTTCATAGTAGCCGTGTTATTAAGGATTGTTGTACATACTGcgcaaaatttttcatgggaagaTTTTAACTGATTTTCCAGACCTTATCAGTGTGGTCTGAAGTAGTCTTTGTAAGTTTTACTGGGTTACAATGTGGCTGAGTACATGTCCCTCCAATTTCTCTGAAATAGGCGAAAGAAAATGAAGCGTGTATTTTACAACTGAATTTAGTAGtgtattataaaatataaaattgtacACTGAACTGCCTAGTTGCCAAATAGATTATCATTAATTgcagtacatgtacagttatgCAAGTTTTGGGTCATTGTTATTCAATATGAATTCTTGCATATTAGTAATGTTAATGATCTTTCTAAATTATGTGAGAAAAtgacttttttcttctttttttatgcAGATGACACTATATTATTGTCACAAACACCAACGGAATGTGAAAAGTATCAATTAGatgtatttcataaatattgtaaaacagTAATAAGTAAATTATCGGAACATGAAAAGTATCAAATAGatgtatttcataaatattgtaaaacagTAATAAGTAAATTATCATTATTCGTAAATGTACTTCCACTACCAACTCTGTTTTTAAATATAACAATGAAATTCATGTTACAGTTGATCGTTTCAAATATATGGGTAGCCTATTACATTTAGTAAAAGTGGTTCAGATTATCTAAATATCAAAGAATTACTTGACAAAGTCAATAGTGCTATGTATGGTGTCGTtggaaaatgcaaaaaaaataaCCTATCCATTGATTGTAAACTTGATGGGATTGAGTTATGAAACCCATTTTTATATGGTTGTGAAGTATGGGGTTTTAATCAATCACTTTGTTAGAGAGACttcattcaaaattttgcaaACATATACAGTATATTGAATCTTAAACCATCTACacctaactacatgtacatggtatATGGCGAACTAGGAAAATACCCCAGTGCAATTAATGTAAAAGTACGCAATGATTTCTTTTTGGCccaaattacaaaattcacagGGAACAAAGATTTCTTCAAAACTTTATCTTATACTGAAAAATTACAACAGTCCTTGGTTTAATTTAACAAACTCAGTTACGTGAATTTATTGTTCAAATGAACATGTCATATTGTTCAAATGAACATGTTATCATATTttattgtgatttttcattatatgaacAAGAAACAACTTGAAAAATCTACATACTCGATATCATATGTTGATTATAACTTCACAAACAGAACCTTCAAATAGAACAGTATATTTATGTTGATTCGTTAATTAGTTCTTCAAATTGTTGTTTCGTCAAATCTGCCATAATGTGAAGATCGTCAACATTGTATTAATGAAGGATCGTTGAAGCTAAGATGTTTAAGCTTTGATGGAGATGAACATTTGTGTACATCGTTCAATAACTGTAAAACCTGTGGTGCATATAGCGTAGCATTTTAGTTCAcgtgagctgaaagctcaagtgagcttttctgatcgcctgttgtccgtcgtctgtcagtctgtctgtaaactttttacatttccgacttcttctccagaaccactaggccaaatATAACCAAACTAAGGCAACAGcgtccttgggtgaagggcctcaagtttattaaaatgaagggccatgacccttcaaaggggagataatcacaaaaatgcaaaaataggatggggtcttttaaaaatcttcttctcaagacccactggaccagaagagctgaaatttacatgaaagtttcctgacatagtgcggattcaagtttgttcaaatcatggcccctgggtgtaggatggggccacaataggggatataagttttacatacaaatatatagggaaaatctttaaaaatcttcttctcaagaaccactgaaccagaaaagttgagatttacacgaaagcttcctgacatagtgcagattcaaatttgttaaactcatgacccttggggctaggatggggccacaataggggatcaaacttttacatactaATAGACGCAGGTGAGCGATGCGACCCACTGGCTTCTTGTTATTAGTGTCTTTGtctaaatctttttttaaagcattttacCAGGTTACATGTCATTTACATCACCTTGCCCGGGGGCGTAGCTGCCTGTACGCCAGCAACCCATATGGAGTGCGCATCGTTCGGTCAAGAAAGAACGAAAAGagaaataaaagttatatatcAAGCAACCACAAATTAAACAGTTTGTGACTAAGAAATACTTAAATTAACGAATGATAAAATTAGTAAATATACAAATTGTCATTTTTCGAATCTAAGACTAGACTGTGTCCACAGAAAACGTTAAAACCTAGGCGCTTCCGGTGGCTGGGCCCCCTACAGGGCTTTGACCTGGACCCACTGGCGCCTGTAGGTGCCCCAAGACCCCCTGCCCTTTTTGGCGTGCTTATCATTTCGTTCTAACCACGCCCCTGCTTGCACCTTCATTAACCACCACCCCCTGATTAATAAACACATCCAAAAGTGCAGGGGCGCCAATGCAGACAAATGGGTTGTTTCGGACtttacacacaacacatacattgTGTCAATTGTCGATTTCGCTGTACAGTTTCATTCTCGTCATTCATGTAGTAGGCAGTGTATGATGACGAGGATGAAATTGAATAGTAGGCTTCGGTTGGGAAAAGTGTAATGAATGGGTTCGATCACAGGGAGTACCGAGTGTGACGTAgtgcatacaaattaacttgtaacATCTAGCCGTTAAAGTCACGTAGACCCAACCTACAGGGTGCATTAAAATTAATACgaactatttgatataaactcaACTAATCTCGATTGTTCTAACGAGCCTTTAATTGTCTGTGTTATAAAAACTAATTCTATTCGGATTATATATTGTGCCTTCtttgttgatgttttgtttttgggtttttttaaatgaaagtcGAACTGTTTAACGTTTTTTCTAGTCTTTCAGTAGTTCGAAATGTCAGAACATATCGATATAAACAAACtccttacatgtacatgtagtactaaTGTGGCCTCTAGATAAAAGGccaaaaatatttctaatatctGGAATTTTCAGAACAAACCCAATGCATCTGGGAGCCTCGGGCGACCCTCAGACCACCCCAGCTTTAATACAAGTAACTCCATCTTCTGGAAGTCTCAGACCACCCAGCCTTAaagtagttccaccctcctgtgccatcataagattttacaaaatcaatgatttatttagatttatgcatgatagacACAAAAtctttgttggagtctttttaaatagttattgtaaaaaatcttgtaaaacatgaaatatttcaaaagtttatgttatatatgaaaaatcaatgatatgtctcaaaatatcaattccaagggcaataactctgttttcattgaattcctTATCATGCCTCTATTATGCgattttttcacaaacattttgcaaatttctgTAAAGAAACTGTTTCGTGAAAGTATTATGATTATTATCATATcgttataaccagtttttgtgaaattttgataatactGTTCAAGGAAATTTGCAATTTCCAGACGTTGatgtatgtctcgcatcttaaaaagttaTGACCTATAGATTTTATTTGATACTGCTTTTAAGTTTTAAATCTAATAAaagtatataaaatgtatttatttcaatttattggatttaAAGCTAAAACAATTATCAAATAGAATGTATAtgtataggtcatcacactttgcGAAACATACATCAAAagaatcatatatcaacatTATCAGATAAAGATGCGAGTAAGAAGTAACTCCATCTTCTGGGAGCCTCAGGCCACCCCAGCCTTAATACAAGTAACTCCATCTTCTGGGAGCCTCAGGCCACCCCAGCCTTAAGACAAGTAACTCCATCTTGAAACCCCTAGTAGTGCTgaagctcttatccttagatttatggagcgccaaattaacatatattCATATAACTGTTCTCTATTGTATCAGTAGGAAAGAGAGAGAAATAATTAATTAGGAGAGTCTCAGAACTCTTATAACAATTGGATTATGCTATTCAGATACGCGGGTGGATTAATTATACTAATCATTGTTCTAAAAGTGCGATCTAAATCAATTAGAGATATCTGTCAACTCGAGACCGATTGAAGGCAATTATAAAGAGGGCGTAAAATTAGCATATGGATTTACTTGAGGTTTCGATAATCCGGCTTACCGGAAGATAATCTTCATATATCGATCACTTTATGTAGTGTTCTTAcattcaaaatgtttattttttatatgactTAAGTAGGAAATGTAAGTGGCCATTGTTTGCAACCAGTTAAAGCTAGATTCATCGGAAATCCTTTCTGAAAACGTCGGGAAGTCCGTGATGATAGCATTTCCTTCATTAAAAAAACATTGCAGGTTATACAAGTATCTTAAAAGGacatttaaaaacttttaaatatttttattcattcaaaTGCCATTTCAGCGTTACCTAGGCCTGGGACAATATTGACAAATATGATGTTAGATTATGAGATAATTTTGATTAGAATTTTATAACATAAGGATTGCTTTCTCATTGGGGAAAAAATCCGGATCCGGATGTAGCTTTGAGTACACCACAATGATGCACCATTAGTGTGCAGACTACAAATAATTCATTGATTGCATTTTGTAACAtttatgattttgtttacaacaatttttaattcatcAGTGGTAATTTAATTTCTGAATAATAATCCTTCCCGTTGAACATGCGCCTGGTTTTGACACAGTAGTTATTCACTGATAAGGATATATTGATCTTTGTCTGAAGTGACAAGTTTCAGGAGATAAATCAAACCTCTCATTTCTAATCTACAGacattatatcatttgatttattattttctgaagCTGTACATGTGTGGTCATTTAAACATAGTTGATTCATCATCATATCGTTATATTATACAGTATATCGTAAGTACTCTCTGTAATTTTGATTCCAATGTTTCAGCCCTCAGTAAAATGTCAAACTGAAGCAAAAACAAGAATTCATACCGTACTTCCACCGGGGATTCTCCGCCATTATCGCCCGAAAACATGTCTCTAACCGTTGTGGATGGATCTTGGTAAACATTTTCGGAAGGGTAGGTCTTATATGCAAGTAGGTTAAGAGAAAAGAAATCATGCTAGGCACATGCAAAAACACTGGACAGTTTACTGTGATATCCTTTGTAATGCGTAGTGGGGTTTGCCGAGATTTCCTCTCCGGTGTTCCGTACCTGACTGAGGTATATCTCTTCGGGTGTTCCCTAGTTTTATGTAGATACTCTATTTGTTACTTTATTCCTCAGTCAGCGGTCGCTATTACTATGAATTAAATTAATCATTGATTCTTGATTTGTTAACGAAATGCAACTAAATGGATGATGACAAATACTAATAAAACtgcatcatttcatttcattcataccgcggtatacatgtattatacaaatTCAGAATCCTTTTAACTATTTCTTCAAAGCCCTCttaaaaaaactttaaaatgtgTTTATTTGTAACGAAATCACGGCAATATTCTAGACCTACATTTTATTCATACCTTCGTGACCCATGTCCAACTTGAATGACCGATAGCATCGAATTATCC encodes the following:
- the LOC125679209 gene encoding LOW QUALITY PROTEIN: trace amine-associated receptor 3-like (The sequence of the model RefSeq protein was modified relative to this genomic sequence to represent the inferred CDS: inserted 2 bases in 1 codon); this translates as MKSLDCYKQVLKNGEHSNLSVENINAELVDRNWSGIVFLIILLVIGVFGNVIVLLTYGLKFKRGTNYRFYVLFLAMLDTGNCIIGIPWCLVYLLHPITFPSDILCRGGLFVSFVLSVTGAGGLVLIAFDRYRKICRPLKKQINVKHAKYSAFVIILVSILSTWFTPFLYEVNELPLSSSTEKGYKCYLATDPTANSVSKGFYFILAVVFLTDNXLTILYYFIMRKVQYHSKSFRNRSDKSNTSSIGRRLSNLHTRKTTLTFFMITAVYILTTMPHIIGGLVFHFDEYLECRLNFTVYNLFNFFYWTVYLNNVANPFIYGLSDERFRNILIYAVLSRLKSEKKRPSLVSFSVSIDHNVPTKNIENVNENDDAANVASAEFANKVNGSDDAVSVVSAEFTNKVNGSDDAVSVVSAEFTNKVNESEIKNFSETIEADSNINHGSK